Proteins encoded by one window of Yamadazyma tenuis chromosome 2, complete sequence:
- the TRM1 gene encoding RNA methyltransferase tRNA(m5U54)methyltransferase (BUSCO:EOG09261H5E; EggNog:ENOG503NUG5; COG:J), which produces MIKTAVKTGMSIVKEGKAEIVGGEKVFYNHIQQFNRDLSVMVIQSWYKKYGHTLNKKRDATGEQPSNFINILEALSATGLRSIRYAKEIEHVNKVVANDLLAEAVKLIDENVEHNQLGDKVKSNCGDAIKYMSSTNQKFHVVDLDPYGTAAPFIDSALQCVKDEGILLVTCTDAGVLAGSGYPEKCYALYGGHNFGNTLIGSESNHEVGIRLILQSIASTAAKYKKTIEPLLSLSIDYYFRVFVKVKTSAFDVKELASNTMLTYHCTGCGDKHNQHMGRRVKTEKSYKYQTPKLVNVGSRCPYCESTYNLAGPMYGGRIHNREFVKQVLSVNASCDKDVYHTSERIKGMLTLALHELELPFYFNLNQLSSFFKSPPISINEFSKALGNLGYKLSLTHAKKNCIKTDAPWNVILDINKQWLIKKNNELIADYDAGNLTKTDKLTAKIDVLRQDPSTNLNLNPNMIGYKILKNLNSDTTVDFDTDNEESDKMKHLRKLKMVRYQENPKNWGPKARPPT; this is translated from the coding sequence CGGGACTTATCTGTGATGGTCATCCAGAGCTGGTACAAAAAGTACGGCCACACCCTCAATAAGAAACGAGATGCGACCGGCGAGCAGCCATCaaacttcatcaatatttTGGAGGCCTTGAGCGCTACGGGGTTGAGGTCCATTCGGTATGCCAAGGAGATTGAGCATGTAAACAAGGTGGTGGCCAACGATCTTCTTGCCGAGGCCGTCAAGCTCATCGATGAGAATGTTGAGCACAACCAGTTGGGTGACAAGGTCAAGTCCAACTGTGGAGATGCCATCAAATACATGTCGTCGACCAACCAGAAGTTCCACGTGGTGGACCTTGACCCGTACGGGACGGCGGCACCATTCATCGATAGTGCCCTTCAGTGCGTCAAGGATGAAGGTATTTTGCTTGTCACTTGCACCGACGCCGGAGTGTTGGCAGGTAGTGGGTACCCTGAAAAGTGCTATGCGCTCTACGGAGGCCATAATTTTGGTAACACCCTCATCGGCAGTGAGCTGAATCACGAGGTAGGTATCCGGTTGATTCTTCAGAGCATTGCCAGTacggctgcaaaatataAAAAGACCATTGAGCCTCTTTTATCCTTATCAATAGACTACTATTTCCGGGTATTTGTCAAGGTCAAGACCAGTGCGTTCGATGTCAAGGAGTTGGCCTCCAACACGATGTTGACGTACCACTGTACCGGATGTGGAGACAAGCACAACCAGCACATGGGACGGCGAGTGAAAACAGAAAAGAGCTACAAGTATCAGACTCCCAAGTTGGTGAACGTGGGAAGCCGGTGCCCGTACTGTGAGTCGACCTACAACTTGGCCGGGCCCATGTATGGGGGTCGTATCCATAATCGGGAGTTTGTCAAACAAGTTCTCCTGGTGAACGCGCTGTGCGACAAGGACGTCTATCACACGAGTGAACGAATTAAGGGAATGCTCACATTGGCGCTCCATGAGCTCGAATTACCGTTctacttcaacttgaaccagTTGCTGTCGTTCTTCAAGAGCCCACCTATTTCCATCAATGAGTTTTCCAAAGCATTGGGTAATTTAGGGTACAAGCTTTCTTTGACGCACGCGAAGAAGAACTGTATCAAGACCGATGCCCCATGGAACGTGATTTTGGACATCAATAAGCAGtggttgatcaagaaaaacaaCGAGTTGATAGCGGACTACGATGCTGGTAACCTCACCAAAACTGACAAATTGACTGCAAAAATAGACGTCTTGCGTCAGGATCCCAGTacaaacttgaacttgaacccGAACATGATCGGGTACAAAATTCTCAAGAATTTAAACTCCGATACCACGGTAGATTTTGATACTGATAACGAGGAAAGTGACAAGATGAAACACTTGCGCAAGCTTAAGATGGTCCGTTACCAGGAGAATCCCAAGAACTGGGGTCCCAAGGCCAGACCTCCTACTTAA